The stretch of DNA CTTCGCCGGGGCAGGGCGGGGGCGGTGGCAGCACCAGCACCAGCACCGGGGGTCCCCCCGGGGGCGCCGGCTCCGCCCCGCCTTGTACCGCCACCACCGGTGGGCCGGGAGGCGGGTTCTCCGGTACCACAGTCGGTACCGGCGGCACCGGGGGCCGCATCGACGGGGGCTGCGCCGCCCCCACCACCGGGGCCGGCGGGGGCGGTGGAGGTGGGTACTTCGCCGGCGGGGGCGGCGGCAGCGGCGCCGTCAACTTGCGCGGCACCTCGGCGGGCGGGGGCGGAGGCGGTGGGGGCAGCAGCTTCGCGACCCCGTCGGGCACCGGCACGTCCTTTGCGCTGTCCACGATCGGGACGGCGAACAACAACGGCCAAGTGATCATCTCCTACACGCTGCCACCGCCCACCCTGGCCATCACCAAAACCCACACCGGGAAATTCATCCAGGGTAAACAGGCGACCTACACCATCACCGTCAGCAACACCGGACCTGGCCCCACCGACAGCAGCGCCGTCACCGTGCACGACACCCTCCCGCCAGGACTCACCGCCCGCAGCATTACCGGCACCGGATGGAACTGCAGCCGAACCACCCTCACCTGCAACCGCAGCGACCTCCAGGCAGCAAGCAGCAGTTACCCGCCCATCACCCTCAAGGTCAAGATCTCCTGCCACGCAAGACGCCACGTCACGAACACCGCCACCGTCACCGGAGGCGGTGACACCACCACCCACACCGCCACCGACCCCACCACCATCAAACGCAACGAACACTGTCACCACGACGCGCACAACCACAGGTAGATGATCGGTCGCGGCTGAGTACCGCAGCGAAGCGCAAACGGGAGAGTTCCGGTGCCGCAGCTCGCCTGGCAACTGGACCGTGACATCAACGGACGACATCAACGTCCACGCATCTCCCCGGACGTCGGGCTACGTGGACCACCGGCTATTCGCGCCTACGGTCTCGGTCGCGTGGAGGCGAGGGAGCCGTGCACGCGCCTACGGATCAGGGGCGTTGCAGGTTGATCGTAGGCCCCACTGGCCTTCCCAGCGGGGCCTCTTCAGATTGGGTCTACGAGGACACGATCACTAGGCACTCCTCCATGCCGCAAGGAACCGCTCACGGGCCTCGCCTGTGTCGTGCTTCCGGTGGCTGGCGAGCAAGACATGCCAGGCAGTGGTCTCGGCGTCACGCAACCACAAGTTTCCGAAGTACCCGGCGCTGCCAATGACGTCCAAGGCGCCGCCGATCAGTTCGGCGACCCCGTCGCGCTTGTCGTCATCGAGTTCTGCGAGGAAGCTGAGCACCCGACCGGCAATGCCCGCCTCATTCCCCCCGACCAGGTAGTCGAAGAAGGGGCCGCCGGCGTTGGCCGGCACGATGGCCGAGAGCTCCACGGGCGGGGGCCAAACAGGGGGCCAACCGAAGCGGCCGCACCAAGACCGCCTCGGACTGGCATGGACAGTGGCAGACGACGAACCCGCAGGTCAGCACTCCCGAATCCAGGTCGCACGGACTCTTATCGCGTTCGGGACGAAGAGGTCGTGGGTTCAAATCCCGCCACCCCGACACAGGCCAGAGGCCCATTCACGTGATCGTGAATGGGCCTCTGAGCGTTTGTACAGGAACAGGGTTCACCCGGCGTGCTCGTGCGGGCCGAGCACGATGCGCCGGCTCGGCCCGCAAGAGAAATCAGTTCCGGCCGCTGCCGCCCACGATGACCGGGGTGCCGTTGCCCGAGCCGCAGGGCACGGCGTAGACCGGGTTCTCCTTGGCCGCTTCCCTGTACGCGTCGATGCACTGGTTCGTCAGAACCCTGTCGGTCAGGGAGTCGTTGAGGATCTTGTTGGCGCGGGCGATGCCCTCGGCCTCGATCTTGCGGCGCTTGGCCTCCTCTTCCGCCGTGCGGGTTGCCTCAGTGGCCCGCTCGGTGGCCTCCTTCTGCTGGATCTTGCGGTCGATCTGCTTCTGGAGGGCGTCCGAAGGCCTGACGTTGCGCAGGTTCACGGCGGTGATGTCGATACCGCGGGGCGCGAGTCGCTCCTTGATCAACTTGTCGATCTCCGCATTGATCTTTTCTCGGGCCGAGGCGTACCCCTGCTCGCTGGTGTAGCGGGCGAAGACGTTCCGGACGATCTCGCGGCTGTCCGGGAAGACCAGTCGCTGCTGAATGGCGTCCTCGCTCCCTGCAAGCCGGTACAGCTCCCCCGCCTTGTTCGGTATGACCGCCCACTTCACGGTCACCTCCGCGTACATCACACCCCCCTGGGAGGACCGCACCTCGACGACGTCCTTGTCGGAGAGGTTGAGGTCGACCGGACGGGTCGAGAAGGGCGTGACATCGGTGAACGGCGCCTTCAGATGCATCCCGGACGTCATCGGCGCACCCACTCTGCCGAACGTCACCGGCACGCCGACCTCGTAGGCGCTGACGACGTACACAGTGCTGGC from Streptomyces sp. 6-11-2 encodes:
- a CDS encoding prohibitin family protein: MLVLSCLLVLAAVVMYFVARAQDSLRLRLGAGAALLGSVLCGIASTVYVVSAYEVGVPVTFGRVGAPMTSGMHLKAPFTDVTPFSTRPVDLNLSDKDVVEVRSSQGGVMYAEVTVKWAVIPNKAGELYRLAGSEDAIQQRLVFPDSREIVRNVFARYTSEQGYASAREKINAEIDKLIKERLAPRGIDITAVNLRNVRPSDALQKQIDRKIQQKEATERATEATRTAEEEAKRRKIEAEGIARANKILNDSLTDRVLTNQCIDAYREAAKENPVYAVPCGSGNGTPVIVGGSGRN
- a CDS encoding DUF11 domain-containing protein, whose product is MALSSIAPTPAAAAPVRAPGTDPSQTFVFTGASQTVTVPADATVTITADGAGGADNTGTPCSVTGTGGSGARVVTTLPQTTAPTTFTVNVGGTGGKGCNGTATGGAGGFNGGGPGGGITVSGFQAEGPGGGGASSVSTGGSLLVVAGGGGAAGGTGQGSMGGNGGNGGTTPDATGGTAGSATGPGASPGQGGGGGSTSTSTGGPPGGAGSAPPCTATTGGPGGGFSGTTVGTGGTGGRIDGGCAAPTTGAGGGGGGGYFAGGGGGSGAVNLRGTSAGGGGGGGGSSFATPSGTGTSFALSTIGTANNNGQVIISYTLPPPTLAITKTHTGKFIQGKQATYTITVSNTGPGPTDSSAVTVHDTLPPGLTARSITGTGWNCSRTTLTCNRSDLQAASSSYPPITLKVKISCHARRHVTNTATVTGGGDTTTHTATDPTTIKRNEHCHHDAHNHR